One genomic region from Anabaena sp. PCC 7108 encodes:
- a CDS encoding SRPBCC family protein, whose translation MSAFDISNLTIKGSNMLWSQNKQNSLIQGEILLQTRSHTTCGGAVTATMYLPIVRSHVWQQLTDYPRWIHYFPDITKSEIVSKGDVKFLYQTAQKAFLFFTAQVEIYLNVVEVLGQQIQFKMEKGTFQDFHANLDLKDLGNGTLLAYSVQATPNIPIPSIFIQQAMSLELPTNMRKMRQVLCNSQ comes from the coding sequence ATGTCTGCGTTTGATATCTCAAACTTAACCATTAAAGGTTCTAATATGCTTTGGAGTCAAAATAAACAAAACTCACTAATCCAGGGTGAAATTTTGCTACAAACGCGATCGCACACTACCTGTGGTGGTGCTGTTACTGCGACCATGTACTTACCCATAGTCAGATCCCATGTCTGGCAGCAACTCACTGATTATCCACGTTGGATACACTATTTTCCTGATATTACCAAAAGTGAAATTGTTTCCAAAGGAGATGTGAAATTTCTGTATCAAACAGCACAAAAAGCTTTTTTGTTTTTCACAGCGCAAGTGGAAATCTACCTGAACGTTGTCGAAGTGCTGGGGCAACAAATTCAATTTAAGATGGAAAAGGGAACTTTTCAGGACTTTCATGCCAATTTAGACCTGAAAGATTTGGGTAACGGCACTTTACTCGCTTATTCAGTCCAAGCCACACCGAATATTCCCATCCCTTCAATTTTTATTCAACAGGCAATGAGTTTGGAATTACCTACAAATATGCGTAAAATGCGACAAGTGCTTTGTAATAGTCAATAA